A genomic segment from Candidatus Korarchaeota archaeon NZ13-K encodes:
- a CDS encoding tRNA uridine(34) 5-carboxymethylaminomethyl modification radical SAM/GNAT enzyme Elp3 codes for MLRERGASRSRIASGVAVVSIAARPFPCPHGRCLYCPGGGRTPQSYVERSPVVMRGSRLDYDPYLQVTRRLQDFSRSGVHPSKVELIIMGGTFNAQPFDYQEWFVKRALDSMNSYMGPERISRNLLEAQELNEVSSVRCVAMTLETRPDWAMEDHVDRMLYLGFTRVELGVQSPFDDVLLRVGRAHTVGEVRRATRVLRDAAYKVGYHLMPGLPGSDLDRDLEALRMIIEDPSFRPDALKIYPTLVIRDTPLQRMWERGEYRGMTDEEFEEYLMRALPMLPRWMRLQHVQRDIPEEFIIAGPRRRNMRQLVEEALMARGIKIEEMRFREAGRVSNKGIEPDYDSVRMEILEYEAGGGTEFLLSLVDRRDVLMGILRLRDPSPLAHRWEVDDRTSLIRELHVYGQMVPIGEAPGPHAQHRGYGAMLVREAERISSEEMGAKKVLVIAGIGAREYFRRLGYRKLPGSFYMWKELAG; via the coding sequence ATGCTGAGGGAGAGGGGGGCGAGCAGATCCAGGATAGCATCAGGCGTTGCCGTGGTCTCGATAGCCGCCAGGCCCTTCCCCTGCCCCCATGGAAGATGCCTCTACTGCCCTGGTGGGGGGAGAACGCCCCAGAGCTACGTTGAGAGGAGCCCCGTGGTGATGAGGGGGTCCAGGCTCGACTACGACCCCTACCTCCAGGTGACCCGGAGGCTCCAGGACTTCTCCAGGTCGGGCGTTCATCCATCGAAGGTGGAGCTCATAATAATGGGTGGCACCTTCAACGCCCAGCCCTTCGATTACCAGGAGTGGTTCGTGAAGAGGGCCCTGGATTCCATGAACAGTTACATGGGACCTGAGAGGATATCAAGGAACCTCTTAGAGGCCCAGGAGCTGAACGAGGTGTCTTCAGTCAGGTGCGTCGCCATGACCCTGGAGACCAGGCCCGATTGGGCCATGGAGGATCATGTGGACAGGATGCTCTACCTCGGGTTCACCAGGGTCGAGTTGGGCGTTCAATCCCCGTTCGATGACGTCCTCCTCAGGGTGGGGAGAGCTCACACCGTGGGAGAGGTGCGCAGGGCCACCAGAGTGCTCAGGGACGCGGCTTACAAGGTGGGCTATCACCTGATGCCGGGCCTTCCAGGCAGCGATCTGGATAGGGATCTCGAGGCCCTCAGGATGATCATAGAGGACCCGTCATTCAGACCGGATGCCCTTAAGATATACCCGACGCTCGTGATAAGGGACACCCCCCTCCAAAGGATGTGGGAGAGAGGGGAGTACAGGGGCATGACCGATGAGGAGTTCGAGGAGTACCTGATGAGGGCCCTCCCCATGCTTCCCAGGTGGATGAGACTCCAGCACGTTCAGAGGGACATACCTGAGGAGTTCATAATCGCCGGACCGAGGAGGAGGAACATGAGGCAGCTTGTGGAGGAGGCCCTCATGGCGAGGGGGATCAAGATAGAGGAGATGAGGTTCAGGGAGGCTGGTAGAGTATCCAATAAGGGAATTGAGCCTGATTACGATTCCGTTAGGATGGAGATCCTCGAGTACGAGGCTGGCGGGGGTACTGAGTTCCTCCTCTCACTGGTCGATAGGAGAGACGTCCTCATGGGGATACTGAGGCTGAGGGATCCCTCCCCCCTGGCCCACAGGTGGGAGGTCGATGATAGGACGAGCCTCATAAGGGAGCTTCACGTCTACGGGCAGATGGTCCCCATAGGTGAGGCGCCCGGACCCCACGCGCAGCACAGGGGCTATGGGGCGATGCTCGTCAGGGAGGCCGAGAGGATCTCATCCGAGGAGATGGGAGCGAAGAAGGTGCTGGTGATAGCAGGGATAGGGGCTAGGGAGTACTTCAGGAGGCTGGGCTACAGGAAGTTGCCTGGATCCTTCTACATGTGGAAGGAGTTAGCCGGCTGA
- the argH gene encoding argininosuccinate lyase, protein MYRKPGLGEQEGWLLKFTSSLEEDRDLFRAAVLTALAHQIHLFELKLIPEEARITISLLLDALSREEEILSGDFEDVHEALESWLLERAGEMGGWMAYGKSRNDQVATALRYSAVRELIAILWEINRLRGALLDSALSNLELVIPAFTHLRPAQPSTASHYLLYVEQELFHHYRVIWHVLRQVVDLCPLGSGPAAGSSVPLDRGRLADLLGFSGVEGNTLLATGSRSFETLTLAVLSSLMVTLSRVCEDLIVWSTPGFALVELPEDHVSTSSIMPQKRNPVTLEVVRAKAGEVMGSLVTVLSIVKGLPSGYNLDLQETNRHFLEALRNVKESLRVLSDLVRRIRFREARVEETLAQLAAEEISRRRGISYRAAHSLLASALRESDWDLRRALSSLGLEIPSFEEAIATRVRGGPNPEELRVEIEARRKLLRDDISRLADYEAEKTESERRLLDIARRISSGSSP, encoded by the coding sequence ATGTACAGAAAACCGGGGCTGGGGGAGCAGGAGGGCTGGTTGCTTAAGTTCACCTCATCGCTTGAGGAAGACAGGGACCTATTTAGGGCAGCCGTTCTCACTGCCCTGGCCCATCAAATTCATCTTTTTGAGCTGAAGCTAATACCTGAGGAGGCCAGAATCACAATCTCCCTTCTCCTTGATGCCCTGAGCAGGGAGGAGGAGATACTCTCCGGAGACTTCGAGGACGTGCACGAGGCGCTGGAGAGCTGGTTACTGGAGAGGGCTGGGGAGATGGGCGGCTGGATGGCCTACGGGAAGAGCAGGAACGATCAGGTGGCGACGGCCCTGCGGTACTCAGCCGTGAGGGAGCTAATAGCGATCCTCTGGGAGATAAACAGACTTAGGGGAGCCCTGCTGGACTCCGCCCTCTCAAACTTGGAGCTAGTGATACCGGCGTTCACGCACCTCCGACCGGCCCAGCCCTCCACGGCCTCTCACTACCTCCTCTACGTTGAGCAGGAGCTCTTCCACCATTACAGGGTGATATGGCACGTCCTGAGGCAGGTCGTGGACCTCTGTCCCCTGGGCTCAGGGCCGGCCGCCGGCAGCTCGGTCCCCCTGGATAGGGGGAGGCTCGCCGATCTGCTCGGGTTCTCCGGAGTGGAGGGCAACACCCTCCTGGCCACTGGGAGCAGATCCTTCGAGACACTGACCCTGGCCGTGCTCTCCTCCCTCATGGTGACCCTTAGCAGGGTTTGCGAGGACCTAATAGTGTGGTCCACCCCGGGATTCGCCCTGGTGGAGCTTCCGGAGGATCACGTCTCCACGAGCAGCATAATGCCGCAGAAGAGGAACCCCGTGACGCTGGAGGTTGTGAGGGCGAAGGCCGGGGAGGTCATGGGATCCCTCGTCACGGTGCTCTCGATAGTGAAGGGACTGCCCAGCGGTTACAATCTGGACCTACAGGAGACCAACAGGCACTTCCTGGAAGCTCTGAGGAACGTGAAGGAGTCCCTAAGGGTTCTCTCAGACCTAGTGAGGAGGATCAGGTTCAGGGAGGCTAGAGTTGAGGAGACACTGGCTCAGCTCGCCGCGGAGGAGATAAGCAGGAGGAGGGGGATCAGCTACAGAGCAGCTCATTCCCTGCTGGCCTCGGCACTCAGGGAGTCGGACTGGGACCTGAGGAGGGCATTGAGCAGCTTGGGACTTGAGATCCCGAGCTTCGAGGAGGCGATAGCCACGAGGGTCAGGGGAGGTCCCAACCCAGAGGAGCTCAGGGTTGAGATAGAGGCTAGGAGGAAGCTCCTGAGGGATGACATATCGAGGCTGGCTGATTATGAGGCTGAGAAGACAGAGAGCGAGAGAAGGTTATTGGACATAGCGAGGAGGATCTCATCCGGCTCCTCCCCCTGA
- a CDS encoding argininosuccinate synthase, with the protein MSESISKLVLAYSGGLDTTVAIKWFSENGVEVVTLTVELGQGAELEEIERRAYEAGAVRHYSFNLVDEFAHDYIAPAILANAMYEEEYPISSSLSRPLIASKLVEVAEREGADAVAHGCTSKGNDQVRFAVTVRSLNPRLKVIAPTRIWRTSRHQELEYARSRGLRIPESHKRYSIDSNIWGRSVEGGPIEDPWNEPPEDAFEWTVPPDRAPEEPEYLSIEFDKGLPVALNGERMRLSELIVRLNSIAGRHGVGRIDHMESRIVGFKSREVYEAPAAVTIIRAHKDLEKAILTRRELQFKSLADREWTNLVYEGLWSEPLRESLQKFIENMNEHICGEVRLRLFKGSLMVVGRRSDLALYDVSIAGYDEGWYPTDEEARGFIQAWGLYAVTSRAVRNVQKTGAGGAGGLVA; encoded by the coding sequence TTGAGTGAGAGTATCTCCAAGCTGGTCCTCGCATACTCCGGTGGACTTGACACGACCGTGGCCATAAAGTGGTTCTCCGAGAACGGTGTTGAGGTCGTCACCCTGACGGTGGAGCTCGGCCAGGGAGCCGAGCTGGAGGAGATAGAGAGGAGAGCCTATGAGGCCGGGGCCGTGCGTCATTACAGCTTCAACCTCGTTGATGAGTTCGCTCATGATTACATAGCTCCGGCAATACTCGCAAACGCCATGTATGAGGAGGAGTACCCCATATCCAGCTCGCTCTCCAGGCCCCTCATAGCCTCAAAGCTCGTGGAGGTGGCGGAGAGGGAGGGCGCCGACGCCGTCGCCCACGGCTGCACCTCCAAGGGTAATGATCAGGTCAGGTTCGCCGTGACCGTGAGGTCCCTGAATCCCAGACTCAAGGTGATAGCCCCAACGAGGATATGGAGGACGAGCAGACATCAGGAGCTTGAGTACGCGAGATCCAGGGGTCTAAGGATCCCCGAGAGCCACAAGAGGTACTCAATAGATTCCAACATCTGGGGTAGGAGCGTAGAGGGCGGGCCAATCGAGGATCCCTGGAACGAGCCCCCGGAGGACGCCTTCGAGTGGACGGTTCCCCCTGATAGAGCCCCAGAAGAGCCGGAGTACTTGTCGATTGAGTTCGATAAGGGGCTCCCTGTGGCCCTAAACGGGGAGAGGATGAGGCTGAGCGAGCTGATAGTCAGGCTCAATTCCATCGCTGGAAGGCACGGGGTCGGGAGGATAGATCACATGGAGAGCAGGATAGTCGGTTTCAAGAGCAGGGAGGTTTACGAGGCCCCCGCCGCGGTCACTATAATAAGGGCGCACAAGGACCTTGAGAAGGCGATTCTGACGAGGAGGGAACTTCAGTTCAAGTCCTTAGCCGATAGGGAGTGGACCAACCTAGTCTACGAGGGTCTCTGGAGCGAGCCCCTCAGGGAGAGCCTCCAGAAGTTCATAGAAAACATGAACGAGCACATCTGCGGTGAGGTCAGGTTGAGGCTCTTCAAGGGGAGCCTGATGGTGGTCGGAAGGAGGTCGGATCTCGCCCTGTATGACGTGAGCATAGCGGGCTACGATGAGGGATGGTACCCCACTGACGAGGAGGCCAGGGGCTTCATACAGGCCTGGGGTTTATATGCTGTGACATCGAGGGCTGTGAGGAATGTACAGAAAACCGGGGCTGGGGGAGCAGGAGGGCTGGTTGCTTAA
- a CDS encoding radical SAM protein, with protein sequence MRVALVMPPTHSSVKEVLGVNGVPLGLAYLASIAREEGHEVAIFDFPSMNADISSSGRILKGFDPDVVGISATTPAIYDAYDLAGISKELNENAVIILGGPHVTFLPDHTLRSCPHVDVVVRGEGEESFREVLRALEKSDMNLSSLRDVKGISYRDPEGGVRHNPPRPLVGRLDDLPIPAYDLIDWNLYRVRKLRYGVLMTSRGCPFNCIFCSSSLQFGKIWRAHSVDRVIEELRILREDFGIREIEFLDDTFTLDRRRAREVCEGILREGLDVSWSASSRVNTFDRETAQAMRRAGAHTIYFGIESGTQRVLDFIGKGIKLSQAVEAVKTAAEAGLKALGSFVIGFPIEREEDIDRTIGFSKRLGLDYAQFTVATPYPGTRLWDFALRNRLLITLDWRLYTTVNAVMRGLYLTANQIQSMLVKAYLTFYLRPRYLLRDLLRFRESLVRRALPSILRAIWNFIRSGSSRSSSEGPDLDGLIEEFSDHEEL encoded by the coding sequence ATGAGAGTCGCCCTGGTGATGCCCCCGACGCATTCCTCGGTTAAGGAGGTGCTCGGGGTCAACGGGGTACCGCTGGGCTTGGCTTACCTGGCCTCCATCGCCAGGGAGGAGGGGCATGAGGTGGCCATCTTCGATTTCCCCTCGATGAACGCCGACATAAGCTCCTCGGGACGCATCCTCAAGGGATTCGATCCCGACGTCGTCGGCATATCAGCGACAACCCCAGCAATATATGATGCTTATGATTTGGCCGGGATCTCGAAGGAGCTGAATGAGAACGCCGTCATCATATTGGGTGGACCTCACGTCACCTTCCTCCCGGACCACACGCTCAGGAGCTGCCCTCACGTGGACGTGGTCGTCAGGGGGGAGGGGGAGGAGTCGTTCAGGGAAGTCCTCAGGGCTCTTGAGAAAAGTGATATGAATCTGAGCTCCCTCAGGGATGTAAAGGGGATATCCTACAGGGATCCCGAGGGAGGGGTGAGGCACAACCCCCCCAGGCCCCTGGTCGGCCGGCTTGATGACCTCCCGATCCCCGCCTATGACCTGATAGACTGGAACCTCTACAGGGTCAGGAAGCTGAGGTATGGGGTCCTTATGACCTCCAGGGGATGCCCATTCAACTGCATCTTCTGCTCATCCTCCCTCCAGTTCGGGAAGATCTGGAGGGCCCACAGCGTTGATAGAGTGATTGAGGAGCTCAGGATCCTGAGGGAGGATTTCGGGATAAGGGAGATCGAGTTCCTGGATGACACATTCACCTTGGACAGGAGGAGGGCCCGGGAGGTTTGCGAGGGGATCCTGAGGGAGGGCCTCGACGTCAGCTGGAGCGCCTCCTCCAGGGTGAACACGTTCGACAGGGAGACCGCTCAAGCGATGAGGAGGGCGGGGGCCCACACCATCTACTTCGGGATAGAATCCGGCACTCAGAGGGTGCTGGACTTCATAGGGAAGGGGATAAAGCTTAGTCAGGCCGTCGAAGCGGTCAAGACCGCTGCGGAAGCCGGGCTCAAGGCCCTCGGCTCCTTCGTCATAGGTTTCCCCATAGAGAGGGAGGAGGACATTGACAGGACCATAGGCTTCTCCAAGAGGCTCGGCCTCGATTACGCCCAGTTCACCGTTGCAACCCCCTATCCAGGGACCAGACTATGGGATTTCGCCCTCAGGAACAGGCTCCTAATCACTCTGGACTGGAGGCTTTACACGACGGTGAATGCCGTGATGAGGGGCCTCTACCTGACGGCTAATCAGATTCAGAGCATGCTCGTTAAGGCTTATCTCACCTTCTACCTCAGGCCGAGGTACCTCCTCAGGGACCTGCTCAGGTTCAGGGAATCCCTGGTGAGGAGGGCCCTCCCGAGCATATTGAGGGCCATCTGGAACTTCATTAGGAGCGGGAGCTCCAGGAGCTCCTCTGAGGGCCCTGATCTCGATGGGCTCATCGAGGAATTCTCTGACCATGAGGAGTTATGA
- a CDS encoding flavin reductase family protein: MIEVRRFYLLLHPRPAYVIGSGRLGERVNFMAASWVSPVGEEPPSLMVAIGKEALTLELIERYGDFSVNVVPSSMLDKLYLVGSRSGREENKSSIFDHVKGREVDAPVIREAIGVLECRLKGELELGDVKLVLGEVVSARADGRFFSERTGWNFREINIPLHNWGKGFFQVGSYLRVK, translated from the coding sequence ATGATAGAGGTGAGGAGATTCTACCTCCTGCTCCACCCAAGGCCGGCTTACGTCATAGGCAGCGGCAGGCTGGGGGAGAGGGTCAACTTCATGGCGGCGAGCTGGGTCAGCCCCGTCGGGGAGGAACCGCCCTCACTCATGGTGGCCATAGGGAAGGAAGCTCTCACCTTGGAGCTGATCGAGAGGTACGGCGATTTCTCAGTGAACGTGGTCCCATCATCCATGCTGGATAAGCTTTACCTCGTCGGAAGCAGGAGCGGGAGGGAGGAGAATAAGTCATCGATCTTCGATCACGTCAAGGGCCGGGAGGTGGATGCACCCGTCATCAGGGAAGCCATAGGAGTCCTGGAGTGCAGGCTAAAGGGGGAGCTGGAACTAGGTGATGTGAAGCTGGTCCTGGGGGAGGTGGTCTCGGCGAGGGCCGACGGCAGGTTCTTCAGCGAGAGGACCGGGTGGAACTTCAGGGAGATCAACATACCGCTCCACAATTGGGGCAAGGGCTTCTTCCAGGTGGGGAGCTACCTGAGGGTCAAGTGA
- a CDS encoding ribbon-helix-helix domain-containing protein, which produces MRRRFGVSIPSELLEKLDSLSRELMVSRSSIIEELIREAIDERSHLLRPHRCRGVLIVISRTPEGASKVLEKYSSCIVSRSHHHSEGCCVDIGFLEADSSEIISLRRELKRIKGVSERYLPLACIR; this is translated from the coding sequence ATGAGGAGGAGGTTCGGCGTCTCCATCCCAAGCGAGCTGCTCGAGAAGCTGGATTCCCTATCCAGGGAGCTTATGGTCAGCAGGTCGTCCATCATAGAGGAGCTCATAAGGGAGGCGATAGATGAGAGGTCCCACCTCCTCAGGCCTCATAGGTGCAGGGGAGTCCTTATAGTCATCTCGAGGACCCCGGAGGGGGCATCCAAGGTGCTGGAGAAGTACAGCAGCTGCATAGTGTCCAGGAGCCATCATCACTCCGAGGGCTGCTGCGTCGACATAGGCTTCTTGGAGGCGGATTCCAGCGAGATAATCAGCCTGAGGAGGGAGCTCAAGAGGATCAAGGGGGTCTCGGAGAGGTATCTGCCGCTCGCCTGCATCCGATGA
- a CDS encoding metal ABC transporter permease, producing the protein MWWITMPFELILDFRWLVVISLSSMAFGVVSPLVLSRRLLFLAGSLPHSALLSAILAIILDRILSIPHQMGSLILSIAMVSSVFYMVSKGVRPDVATAAFLSLTVSLTALSLYYVITGFPLRESLWSYLVGDPLLVTWDDVSYAALISLAILGINLPVLRKQALIGADRDFARISGVKVAFYDALAAISLAIATVGLLRIVGFVLEHVMIMLPAITAASLARSLREFILFSFTISLLGGLAGLILGLLTGLSPSGCIGLTMFSVYLISMLGRGGR; encoded by the coding sequence ATGTGGTGGATTACCATGCCGTTTGAGCTCATCTTAGACTTCAGGTGGTTGGTCGTTATATCCCTCTCCTCCATGGCCTTCGGCGTGGTCAGCCCCCTGGTTCTATCCAGGAGGCTCCTCTTCCTGGCCGGTTCCCTCCCCCATTCGGCCCTGCTCTCGGCCATCCTAGCTATAATCTTGGACAGAATCCTCAGCATCCCTCACCAGATGGGCTCCCTCATCCTCAGCATCGCGATGGTATCCTCAGTCTTCTACATGGTATCCAAGGGCGTGAGGCCCGATGTAGCCACTGCAGCCTTCCTATCCCTCACGGTCTCGCTCACCGCGCTCTCCCTCTACTACGTGATAACGGGCTTCCCATTGAGGGAAAGCCTCTGGTCCTACTTAGTCGGTGACCCGCTCCTGGTGACCTGGGATGACGTCAGCTACGCTGCCCTCATATCCCTCGCGATCCTCGGGATCAACCTGCCCGTCCTGAGGAAGCAAGCACTGATAGGGGCGGATAGGGACTTCGCAAGGATATCCGGAGTTAAAGTGGCTTTTTATGATGCCTTAGCCGCCATATCCCTGGCAATCGCAACAGTAGGACTCCTTAGGATCGTCGGCTTCGTGCTGGAGCATGTGATGATCATGCTCCCTGCCATAACGGCCGCCTCACTGGCGAGGAGCCTGAGGGAATTCATCCTCTTCTCTTTCACTATCTCCCTCTTGGGAGGGCTCGCCGGCCTGATCCTGGGACTCCTAACCGGTCTATCACCATCTGGCTGCATCGGTTTGACTATGTTCTCCGTTTATCTGATCTCCATGCTCGGAAGGGGGGGAAGATGA
- a CDS encoding metal ABC transporter ATP-binding protein → MSLMSCTRLLKVTTILTPPPPALMGDEPITSRSIRNAGTALLIEPLPAVHIFINMFMEMCTMQSIRAEDLSVSYGEEIVFRGESFEFIGPGLFLVIGPNGAGKTTLFRALLGLIEVKGRVYMNGVEVTGSPERAGRFAGYVPQLGILSPPFPLSVRELLESAAILRGGSAGREVGDEGKASIESLVRDLGLSEIMERPFQQLSGGQKQRVMLARALIRDPPILIMDEPLTAMDPTGRENLIRIIFELSERKLLLVSSHDPTLFINRAKALVALNRGIVAMGPPEEVLREDVMKRVYGGNVLLVERCLHVVDYHAV, encoded by the coding sequence ATGAGCCTAATGTCATGCACCAGATTGCTGAAGGTGACCACTATCCTCACACCACCTCCACCGGCGCTTATGGGGGATGAGCCCATCACCAGCAGGAGTATTAGGAACGCCGGGACTGCTCTGCTCATCGAGCCCTTGCCTGCTGTGCACATCTTTATAAATATGTTCATGGAAATGTGCACGATGCAGTCGATACGAGCTGAGGATCTATCGGTCAGCTACGGAGAGGAGATCGTGTTCAGAGGAGAGAGCTTCGAGTTCATCGGTCCAGGGCTTTTCCTGGTGATAGGACCCAATGGAGCCGGGAAGACCACTCTCTTCAGGGCTTTGCTCGGTCTGATCGAGGTCAAGGGCAGGGTTTACATGAACGGTGTGGAGGTCACAGGAAGCCCTGAGAGAGCTGGCAGATTCGCCGGATACGTCCCTCAGCTGGGGATTCTTAGCCCACCCTTTCCCTTGAGCGTCAGGGAGCTCTTGGAGTCCGCTGCGATCCTCAGGGGAGGGTCCGCCGGGCGTGAGGTGGGGGACGAGGGGAAAGCATCCATCGAATCCCTTGTCAGGGATCTTGGTCTCTCGGAGATCATGGAGAGGCCTTTCCAGCAGCTGAGCGGGGGACAGAAGCAGAGGGTCATGCTGGCGAGGGCGCTCATCCGAGACCCCCCGATATTGATAATGGACGAGCCGCTGACGGCAATGGACCCAACCGGAAGGGAGAATCTCATCAGGATCATCTTCGAACTCTCAGAGAGAAAGCTCTTACTGGTGAGCAGCCACGATCCCACACTGTTCATAAATAGGGCGAAGGCCTTGGTTGCCCTGAACAGGGGGATAGTCGCCATGGGACCTCCAGAGGAGGTCCTCAGAGAGGATGTGATGAAACGAGTCTACGGTGGAAACGTCTTGCTCGTAGAGAGGTGCCTCCATGTGGTGGATTACCATGCCGTTTGA
- a CDS encoding metallophosphoesterase, producing MRIYKILRSYAPKVIRVNLNLGMGLNAMLLADLHVHGWGRREETIRELVVDLSKEADVVFVLGDSYDERTRDLEPLIEILEGIDGPKFGVLGNHEHWASPRIPLEVGVKALERAGVRLLLNEATEEMGLRIGGLDWYTEDEQASEALERLGDLDLLLSHTPDVIELRPRAKIVVAGHTHGGQVCLPVIGPLWTPSRYGTRYASGLFNVGGSYLYVSRGLGEKNPLRLNCPRELTLMSI from the coding sequence ATGAGGATCTACAAAATACTCAGGAGTTACGCGCCAAAGGTTATCAGGGTCAACTTGAATTTGGGAATGGGATTGAATGCGATGCTGCTGGCTGACCTGCACGTCCACGGGTGGGGGAGGAGGGAGGAGACAATCAGGGAGCTCGTGGTCGATCTATCTAAGGAGGCTGATGTCGTCTTCGTGCTGGGGGACTCATATGATGAGAGAACCAGGGACTTGGAGCCGCTGATAGAGATCCTTGAAGGGATAGATGGGCCCAAGTTCGGGGTGCTCGGCAATCACGAGCACTGGGCGAGTCCCAGGATACCGCTGGAGGTTGGGGTGAAGGCGCTCGAGAGGGCCGGTGTGAGGTTGCTCCTGAACGAGGCCACCGAGGAGATGGGGCTCAGGATCGGGGGGCTAGACTGGTACACAGAGGATGAGCAGGCCTCGGAGGCATTGGAGAGGCTCGGGGATCTTGATTTGCTTCTCTCTCACACCCCTGATGTGATAGAGCTCCGACCCAGAGCTAAGATCGTGGTGGCCGGTCACACGCACGGTGGCCAGGTCTGCCTACCCGTGATAGGTCCCCTCTGGACCCCCAGCAGGTACGGGACCAGGTACGCGAGCGGGCTCTTCAATGTGGGGGGAAGCTACCTCTACGTGAGCAGGGGCCTGGGTGAGAAGAACCCCCTGAGGCTGAACTGTCCGAGGGAGCTCACTCTCATGAGCATCTGA